The following coding sequences lie in one bacterium genomic window:
- a CDS encoding helix-turn-helix domain-containing protein — protein sequence MQIVLHAKEHSIKAATRVFKTTVKTVRKWFRKWEEYGYA from the coding sequence TTGCAAATAGTCTTACATGCTAAAGAGCATAGCATTAAGGCAGCCACTCGGGTTTTTAAGACTACAGTAAAGACTGTAAGAAAATGGTTTAGAAAATGGGAGGAGTATGGATATGCTTAA